In one window of Bacillota bacterium LX-D DNA:
- the ispD gene encoding 2-C-methyl-D-erythritol 4-phosphate cytidylyltransferase: MSEVAAVIVAAGRGNRMRSEIPKQYLNLVNRPVLAHTLQIFQSCPLINEVILVANKDEKDKTQQEIIKAYAFDKVTQVVAGGRERQDSVYNGLLALSAETNLVVVHDGVRPLLTVDLLERSIYEGQKYGAVIPGVPVKDTIKIANTEGFVQKTPPRDALWAVQTPQVFKKDLLLAAMEKAKKSNFCCTDEAGIVEWYGEKVKIFPGELENIKITTPEDLTFATMILEKR; this comes from the coding sequence GTGTCTGAAGTTGCAGCAGTAATTGTTGCAGCAGGACGAGGAAATAGAATGAGGTCCGAAATTCCTAAACAGTACCTAAATCTTGTAAATCGTCCAGTATTAGCGCATACATTACAAATATTTCAAAGCTGTCCGTTGATTAATGAGGTAATACTAGTTGCCAATAAGGATGAAAAGGATAAAACTCAACAGGAAATAATTAAAGCTTATGCTTTTGATAAAGTTACACAAGTTGTTGCTGGAGGTAGGGAAAGACAAGATTCAGTTTATAATGGGCTGCTTGCTCTTAGTGCTGAAACTAATCTAGTGGTCGTGCACGATGGTGTACGGCCACTTTTGACTGTTGATCTTTTGGAAAGGAGTATTTACGAGGGCCAAAAATACGGGGCAGTTATACCAGGAGTTCCTGTTAAGGATACAATTAAAATTGCAAATACAGAGGGCTTTGTTCAAAAGACACCTCCCAGGGATGCCCTTTGGGCAGTCCAAACCCCTCAAGTTTTTAAGAAAGATTTGCTGTTGGCTGCTATGGAAAAGGCAAAAAAAAGCAATTTTTGTTGTACTGATGAGGCTGGAATAGTAGAATGGTATGGAGAAAAAGTTAAAATTTTTCCAGGTGAATTAGAAAATATTAAAATTACCACACCCGAAGATTTAACATTTGCTACTATGATATTGGAGAAGAGATAA
- the ispF gene encoding 2-C-methyl-D-erythritol 2,4-cyclodiphosphate synthase, with amino-acid sequence MRVGIGYDVHTLEPKRKLVLGGVEIPYELGLAGHSDADVLLHAIMDALLGAAALGDIGRHFPDTDQGYKDISSMVLLLETKEKITAAGFKVNNIDAVVVAQKPHLAAYIPQMQKNIALTLEIKEQQVNVKATTTENLGFTGRGEGIAAQAVCMLDELNN; translated from the coding sequence ATGAGAGTTGGAATTGGTTATGATGTGCACACTTTGGAGCCTAAAAGAAAACTAGTTCTTGGTGGTGTGGAAATACCCTATGAACTAGGTCTGGCAGGTCACTCCGACGCTGATGTTTTGCTGCATGCAATCATGGATGCTCTTCTAGGTGCGGCGGCTTTAGGAGATATAGGCCGCCATTTTCCCGACACAGACCAGGGCTATAAAGATATTTCCAGCATGGTACTGTTGTTGGAAACGAAAGAAAAAATAACTGCAGCGGGTTTTAAAGTTAATAATATAGACGCAGTAGTTGTTGCCCAAAAGCCACACTTAGCAGCATATATTCCTCAAATGCAAAAAAATATTGCTTTAACTTTAGAAATAAAGGAGCAGCAAGTCAATGTAAAGGCAACTACTACAGAAAACTTAGGTTTTACAGGACGTGGAGAAGGAATAGCTGCACAAGCTGTCTGTATGCTCGATGAGCTGAATAATTAA
- the gltX gene encoding glutamate--tRNA ligase yields the protein MEKVRLRFAPSPTGPLHIGGARSALFNFLLAKKLGGDFILRIEDTDLERSSRESEENIKNSLKWLGITWNEGIDVGGSHGPYRQTERLDLYRQAADKLLEEGLAYRCYCSEEELAAQREALIAKGELPRYLGNCRHLTPAQEEEYRSQGRKPVIRFRVPDDQLIKIHDLVRGEVTFESNGIGDFVIVKSDGIPTYNFAVVIDDSTMGITHIIRGEEHLSNTPRQVLIYNALGLKQPQFAHISLILGKDRSKMSKRHGSTSVVNYQEAGYLPEAIVNFLALLGWSPEGEEEIFSLEELIQQFSLDRVAKNPAVFDLEKLKWINGYYIRQSSPERITDLAIPFLQKAGILTKEVDAQQYEWLKKVISAIQQKFDYLSEVPEHAAVFFPGNHKVQDEEAKKLIEEEQVPQVINLLIQKLRAQPQLTPENVKVMLKEITKELKLGGKKVYMPIRIALTGQMHGPELTDLIPLLGIEEIIKRIEDNLQLKIS from the coding sequence GTGGAAAAAGTTCGATTGCGTTTTGCACCTAGCCCTACAGGACCATTACATATTGGCGGTGCAAGGTCAGCTTTATTTAATTTTCTTTTAGCTAAAAAACTGGGCGGGGATTTTATCTTACGCATTGAGGATACGGATTTAGAGCGTTCCAGCAGGGAATCGGAAGAGAATATAAAAAACTCTCTGAAATGGTTAGGAATTACCTGGAACGAAGGCATAGATGTAGGTGGCTCCCATGGGCCGTATCGGCAAACTGAACGTTTGGATTTATACCGTCAAGCTGCAGATAAATTGTTGGAAGAAGGGTTAGCTTATCGCTGCTATTGTAGTGAAGAAGAGTTAGCTGCTCAAAGGGAAGCATTAATCGCTAAGGGTGAATTACCCCGTTATTTAGGAAACTGCCGTCATTTAACTCCTGCCCAGGAAGAGGAGTATCGCAGTCAAGGCCGTAAACCAGTGATTAGATTTAGAGTACCAGATGATCAACTGATTAAGATTCATGACTTGGTACGTGGAGAAGTTACTTTTGAGAGCAACGGCATTGGCGATTTTGTTATTGTCAAATCAGATGGTATTCCAACTTATAATTTTGCTGTAGTTATCGATGATAGTACTATGGGTATTACCCATATCATTCGGGGAGAGGAACATTTATCTAATACGCCTCGCCAAGTGTTGATTTATAATGCTTTGGGACTAAAACAACCTCAATTTGCTCACATATCTTTAATTTTAGGCAAAGACCGTTCAAAAATGAGCAAAAGGCATGGCTCTACTTCTGTAGTTAATTATCAGGAAGCAGGTTATTTGCCTGAAGCTATTGTTAATTTTTTAGCATTGCTAGGTTGGTCTCCTGAAGGAGAGGAAGAAATATTTAGCCTGGAAGAATTGATTCAGCAGTTTTCCCTAGATAGAGTGGCGAAAAACCCAGCAGTTTTTGACTTGGAAAAGTTAAAGTGGATTAATGGATATTATATCCGCCAAAGTTCACCAGAGAGAATAACAGATTTAGCAATACCTTTTTTGCAAAAAGCAGGGATTTTAACTAAAGAGGTTGATGCTCAACAATATGAGTGGCTTAAAAAAGTTATTTCAGCTATTCAGCAGAAATTTGATTACCTTAGTGAAGTACCGGAACATGCTGCTGTCTTTTTTCCAGGGAACCATAAGGTGCAGGACGAAGAAGCCAAAAAGTTAATTGAGGAAGAACAAGTGCCTCAGGTAATAAATCTTCTGATTCAAAAACTACGTGCCCAACCTCAATTAACCCCTGAAAATGTTAAAGTTATGCTGAAAGAGATTACAAAAGAATTAAAATTAGGGGGCAAAAAAGTATATATGCCCATTCGGATTGCCCTAACGGGACAGATGCATGGTCCGGAATTAACCGATTTAATTCCCCTCTTAGGCATTGAAGAAATAATTAAAAGAATAGAGGATAATCTTCAGCTAAAGATTAGTTAA
- the epsC gene encoding serine O-acetyltransferase EpsC has product MFAKVKEDIAAVYERDPAARSTLEILLTYSGLHAILLHRLAHWLFQKKMLLLARIISQFSKFLTGIEIHPGAKIGRGFFIDHGMGVVIGETTEIGDNVTLYQGVTLGGTGKEKGKRHPTIKNNVVVSAGAKVLGSITIGDNVKIGAGSVVLKDVPPNCTVVGVPGKIVVRDGKRNKIDLQHNQLPDPVAEMIVKLQQQVETLDKRVKELEVKNNQ; this is encoded by the coding sequence ATGTTTGCCAAAGTTAAAGAGGATATTGCGGCAGTATACGAGCGGGATCCTGCTGCTCGCAGTACTTTAGAAATTTTATTGACTTATTCGGGACTGCATGCTATTTTGCTGCATCGGCTTGCCCATTGGCTTTTTCAAAAGAAGATGTTGTTGCTGGCTAGGATTATATCTCAGTTTAGCAAATTCCTGACTGGAATTGAGATTCACCCTGGTGCTAAGATTGGCCGAGGCTTTTTTATTGATCATGGCATGGGTGTGGTTATAGGTGAGACAACTGAAATTGGTGACAACGTTACTTTATACCAGGGAGTTACATTAGGGGGAACTGGCAAGGAAAAAGGCAAGAGGCACCCAACCATTAAAAACAATGTGGTAGTAAGTGCAGGAGCTAAAGTGCTGGGCTCAATTACTATTGGGGATAATGTTAAAATTGGAGCAGGCTCCGTTGTTTTAAAAGATGTTCCACCTAATTGTACTGTTGTTGGTGTTCCTGGCAAAATTGTCGTACGTGATGGTAAAAGAAATAAAATTGACTTGCAGCATAATCAGCTTCCTGATCCTGTAGCGGAAATGATTGTAAAGCTTCAGCAGCAAGTTGAGACATTAGATAAAAGAGTAAAAGAATTGGAGGTTAAAAATAATCAATGA
- the cysS gene encoding cysteine--tRNA ligase gives MHVYNTLVKNKEPFVPGEPDKVKMYVCGPTTYNYIHLGNARPIVVFDTIRKYLEYKGYHVDYIQNFTDIDDKIIRKASEEKEDPLALAKKYIAEYFQDAHALGVKDATLHPKVSEHIPEIVSMVKSLVDKGHAYVVDGDVYFDIRSFPDYGKLSGRSQDELQAGARVEVDQRKKDPMDFALWKAAKPGEPAWESPWGLGRPGWHIECSAMSLKYLGNSFDIHGGGYDLIFPHHENEIAQAEAATGAPFVKYWLHNGFITVNQEKMSKSLGNFFLVRDVLAKFPADVVRFFLLATHYRSPLDFDDVKLEENKKALERIKNTFRRLKEAIQKAETERLNQDYSDDAAEKLLAQLNSNKQSFEKAMDDDFNTALAIGVIFDMCREINTYIHHLGILPGDLDVLKKSWQLLKVLVEDILGIIRTAQLDSVQENDQSNGLVENLLNLLLEVRQNARNKKDWAMADLIRDRLKDEGIIIEDTPQGARWKR, from the coding sequence ATACATGTTTACAATACGTTAGTTAAAAATAAAGAACCTTTTGTTCCGGGAGAACCGGATAAAGTTAAGATGTATGTCTGCGGCCCTACAACATATAACTATATTCATTTAGGAAATGCACGACCAATTGTAGTCTTTGATACGATTCGTAAATATTTAGAATATAAAGGTTATCATGTTGATTATATTCAAAACTTTACTGATATAGATGATAAAATTATTCGCAAAGCATCGGAGGAGAAAGAAGACCCGTTAGCTTTAGCTAAAAAATACATTGCTGAATATTTCCAAGATGCTCATGCCTTAGGGGTAAAAGATGCTACACTGCATCCTAAGGTTAGTGAACACATACCTGAGATTGTAAGTATGGTCAAATCTTTGGTGGATAAAGGGCATGCTTATGTGGTTGATGGAGACGTATATTTTGATATTAGAAGTTTTCCTGACTATGGTAAATTGTCGGGCCGCTCCCAAGATGAACTACAAGCTGGTGCTAGAGTTGAGGTTGACCAACGGAAGAAGGATCCTATGGATTTTGCCTTATGGAAAGCTGCTAAACCTGGTGAACCTGCTTGGGAAAGTCCCTGGGGCTTAGGACGGCCAGGCTGGCACATCGAATGTTCTGCCATGTCCTTAAAATATTTAGGCAATTCTTTTGATATTCACGGGGGAGGTTATGATTTGATTTTTCCCCATCATGAAAATGAAATTGCTCAGGCGGAAGCTGCAACAGGTGCTCCTTTCGTTAAATACTGGCTGCATAACGGCTTTATCACAGTTAATCAAGAAAAAATGTCTAAATCTTTGGGTAATTTCTTTTTAGTTAGGGATGTGTTGGCTAAATTTCCGGCCGATGTGGTACGTTTCTTTTTGTTAGCTACCCATTATCGCAGCCCATTGGATTTCGATGATGTAAAGCTGGAGGAAAATAAAAAAGCTCTAGAAAGAATTAAGAATACTTTCCGCAGACTAAAGGAAGCAATACAAAAAGCAGAGACTGAGCGGCTTAATCAAGATTATTCTGATGATGCTGCAGAGAAATTACTTGCACAGCTTAATAGCAATAAACAATCCTTTGAAAAAGCCATGGATGATGATTTTAACACCGCCTTGGCAATTGGTGTTATTTTTGATATGTGCCGTGAAATTAATACTTATATCCACCATCTAGGTATACTGCCGGGCGATTTAGATGTACTTAAAAAGTCTTGGCAGCTGTTGAAAGTATTAGTTGAAGATATTCTAGGCATTATTCGAACAGCTCAATTAGATTCAGTTCAGGAAAATGATCAATCTAATGGTCTAGTAGAAAACCTATTGAATTTACTGCTGGAAGTGAGGCAAAATGCAAGAAATAAAAAAGATTGGGCTATGGCCGATTTAATCCGGGATAGATTAAAGGATGAGGGAATTATAATAGAAGATACACCTCAAGGAGCTAGATGGAAACGCTAG
- a CDS encoding ribonuclease III domain-containing protein, translating into MRISIELEENCEPEQISPLALAYIGDAVLELYVRTFLVNQGSFKVNALHKKAVKFVNAVTQASLLRKIEESLTMEELAIAKRGRNAKSGHVPKNAEVIDYRYSTGLETLIGFLFLKGRTDRIAEIFLVLRQIVEAIEIY; encoded by the coding sequence ATGCGTATTTCGATAGAACTTGAGGAAAATTGTGAACCGGAACAAATATCTCCCCTTGCCCTGGCGTATATTGGCGATGCAGTTTTGGAGCTTTATGTAAGAACTTTTTTGGTGAATCAAGGTTCTTTTAAAGTCAATGCTTTACACAAAAAGGCAGTAAAATTTGTTAATGCAGTAACCCAGGCAAGTCTCTTAAGAAAAATTGAAGAAAGTCTAACCATGGAAGAGCTGGCTATAGCTAAAAGAGGGAGAAATGCTAAATCGGGCCATGTACCTAAAAACGCCGAGGTGATCGATTATCGTTATAGTACAGGATTAGAGACCCTAATTGGTTTTTTGTTCCTGAAAGGACGTACAGATAGAATAGCTGAAATATTTTTAGTGTTGCGCCAAATAGTTGAAGCAATAGAAATTTATTGA
- the thyX gene encoding FAD-dependent thymidylate synthase: protein MLIQKPQVFVPASQLGEEALLKLERYGRVCYKSEEKTEDKYNPNFFKTLLKGGHESVIEHEKVTVLFVVDRGISHEIVRHRIGSYSQESTRYCNYAKEKFGQEIVVIEPYFLVGKDGYHCWKKACLSCEENYLEMLDLGCTPQEARSVLPNSLKTEIVVTFNFREWRHFFKLRASQAAHPQIRQVAIPLLLLFQEKLPALFKDIEYDTSFQKEHYGEIVLTDDLFQKIEN from the coding sequence GTGCTAATACAGAAACCTCAAGTTTTTGTCCCTGCAAGCCAGCTGGGGGAAGAAGCTCTTTTAAAATTAGAAAGATATGGACGAGTCTGTTATAAATCAGAAGAAAAAACAGAGGATAAATATAACCCCAATTTTTTTAAAACACTGCTTAAAGGTGGACATGAATCTGTTATTGAACATGAAAAGGTCACGGTTTTATTTGTAGTGGATAGAGGTATTTCCCATGAAATTGTTAGGCACCGGATAGGTAGTTATAGTCAGGAATCCACCAGGTATTGCAATTATGCTAAAGAGAAATTTGGGCAGGAAATAGTGGTAATTGAGCCTTACTTTTTAGTGGGCAAGGATGGATATCATTGTTGGAAAAAAGCATGCTTGTCTTGTGAGGAAAATTATTTGGAAATGTTGGATTTGGGTTGTACTCCTCAGGAAGCTCGTTCGGTTTTACCTAATTCCCTAAAAACAGAGATTGTAGTTACCTTTAATTTTAGGGAGTGGAGACATTTCTTTAAACTGCGGGCTTCGCAGGCTGCTCACCCCCAAATTAGACAAGTGGCAATACCGTTGCTTCTACTTTTCCAAGAGAAATTGCCTGCTTTATTTAAAGATATTGAGTATGATACATCTTTTCAAAAAGAACACTATGGGGAGATAGTTCTAACTGATGACTTATTTCAAAAGATTGAAAATTGA
- the rlmB gene encoding 23S rRNA (guanosine(2251)-2'-O)-methyltransferase RlmB, which yields MTYDTIEGRNPVLEALRAERPINKIFLAKGGGEHTWQEIINLAKVRNVPIQWLAKQQLEEKALTKAHQGIIALASPINYVSIEEIIANAKQKGEDPFIVILDHLEDPHNLGAILRTADAVGVHGVIIPSRRGVSVNSTVAKTSAGAVEYVPVAKVTNLVKCIESLKELGCWVVGLEADAEKMFSTANLYGPLAVVIGSEGKGISRLVKENCDFTVKIPMKGQLNSLNASAAAAVMFYEIFRQRKYK from the coding sequence TTGACGTACGATACAATAGAAGGTCGTAATCCTGTTTTGGAAGCTCTACGGGCCGAAAGACCCATTAATAAAATCTTTTTAGCTAAGGGTGGCGGGGAGCACACCTGGCAAGAAATTATTAATTTAGCTAAAGTAAGAAATGTACCAATTCAATGGCTGGCCAAACAACAGCTTGAGGAGAAGGCTTTAACTAAAGCTCATCAGGGAATTATTGCCTTAGCCAGCCCTATAAACTATGTTTCAATTGAAGAAATTATTGCAAATGCTAAACAAAAAGGAGAAGATCCCTTTATTGTAATCTTGGATCATTTAGAAGACCCTCATAATTTAGGTGCTATTCTTCGAACTGCAGATGCAGTAGGCGTTCACGGAGTTATTATTCCTTCCCGTCGTGGGGTAAGTGTCAATAGCACAGTAGCCAAAACTTCGGCAGGTGCAGTGGAATATGTACCTGTTGCCAAAGTAACTAATTTAGTGAAATGCATTGAATCTTTAAAAGAACTAGGTTGTTGGGTAGTAGGTTTAGAGGCAGATGCTGAAAAGATGTTTTCTACGGCAAATCTATATGGTCCATTGGCTGTCGTTATTGGCAGTGAGGGAAAGGGGATAAGTAGGCTTGTGAAAGAAAATTGTGATTTTACAGTAAAAATTCCCATGAAAGGTCAGCTTAATTCTTTAAATGCTTCAGCGGCAGCTGCCGTTATGTTTTACGAAATTTTCCGTCAGAGAAAGTACAAATAG
- a CDS encoding NYN domain-containing protein, with protein sequence MEDVLIVDGYNVLNGWPELNKVKEESLEHAREKLIDILSEYSALKGVQVIVVFDGQMVKGGIRNAQFISGIEVIYTNEGETADSVIEKLMHQLPSNLLAAVATSDWDEQKIVLGKGAIRMPVRELREQALALEKDVQKFYHVGKQKTDLLEARIENKVRAVLEKWRRQ encoded by the coding sequence TTGGAAGATGTTTTAATTGTAGACGGATATAATGTTTTAAACGGCTGGCCGGAACTAAATAAGGTAAAAGAAGAAAGCTTGGAACATGCCAGAGAAAAATTGATTGATATCCTCAGTGAGTACAGCGCTTTAAAAGGTGTCCAGGTAATTGTTGTTTTTGATGGACAAATGGTCAAAGGCGGAATTCGGAATGCACAATTTATAAGCGGTATTGAAGTAATTTACACAAATGAAGGGGAAACAGCAGACAGCGTTATCGAAAAATTAATGCACCAACTGCCAAGTAACCTTTTAGCAGCTGTTGCTACTTCTGATTGGGACGAGCAAAAAATTGTTTTAGGCAAAGGTGCCATCAGGATGCCCGTTCGTGAATTAAGGGAGCAAGCATTAGCCCTAGAAAAAGATGTTCAAAAATTTTATCATGTCGGAAAACAAAAAACCGACCTTTTAGAGGCACGTATCGAAAATAAGGTGAGGGCAGTATTGGAAAAATGGCGTCGCCAATAG
- the sigH gene encoding RNA polymerase sporulation sigma factor SigH produces the protein MGVNLQREVCDTYDGVDDEILVDAAQEGDDVAQEYLINKYKNFVRAKARSYFLIGADREDIIQEGMIGLYKAIRDFRGDKLSSFRAFAELCITRQIITAIKTATRQKHIPLNSYVSLNKPIYDEDSDRTLLDVISGSKITDPEELIISREEFDDIEEKMGEILSSLEWQVLMSYLEGRSYQEIAVELKRHVKSIDNALQRVKRKLERYLEKKRMG, from the coding sequence ATGGGCGTTAATCTCCAAAGAGAGGTTTGCGATACATATGATGGTGTAGACGATGAGATACTTGTAGACGCGGCTCAAGAGGGGGACGATGTAGCCCAAGAGTATCTAATCAATAAATATAAAAACTTTGTTAGAGCCAAAGCTAGATCGTATTTTCTGATTGGAGCAGATAGAGAAGATATTATCCAAGAAGGTATGATTGGACTATATAAAGCTATTAGAGATTTTCGCGGCGATAAATTATCCTCTTTTAGAGCTTTTGCTGAGCTTTGTATAACTAGGCAGATAATTACAGCTATCAAAACAGCCACTAGGCAAAAGCATATTCCTTTAAATTCTTATGTATCTCTAAATAAGCCGATTTATGATGAGGATTCCGATCGTACTCTTTTAGATGTAATATCCGGTTCGAAAATAACTGATCCGGAAGAACTAATTATTAGTCGGGAAGAGTTCGATGATATTGAGGAAAAGATGGGTGAAATACTTAGTTCCCTAGAGTGGCAAGTTCTAATGTCTTATTTAGAAGGCAGGTCATATCAGGAAATTGCAGTGGAATTAAAAAGACATGTTAAATCTATAGATAATGCTTTACAGCGTGTTAAACGCAAACTAGAGCGGTATCTCGAAAAAAAAAGGATGGGTTAA
- the tuf gene encoding elongation factor Tu, whose product MAKEKYERKKPHVNVGTIGHVDHGKTTLTAAITFTLSKAGGAVAKAYDEIDAAPEEKARGITINTAHVEYETEKRHYAHVDCPGHADYVKNMITGAAQMDGAILVVSAADGPMPQTREHILLSRQVGVPYIVVFLNKSDMVDDDELMELVEMEVRELLNEYEFPGDDTPIVAGSAAKALECGCGSRDCEWCGKIWELMDQVDEYIPTPERPVDKPFLMPVEDVFTITGRGTVATGRVERGTIKVGEEVEIIGLNSETRKTVVTGVEMFRKLLDQAEAGDNIGTLLRGVERKEIERGQVLAKPGSIKPHTKFTGEVYVLTKEEGGRHTPFFNGYRPQFYFRTTDVTGVAHLPEGVEMCMPGDNVKMEIELITPIAIEEGLRFAIREGGRTVGAGVVTGISE is encoded by the coding sequence ATGGCAAAGGAAAAATATGAGAGGAAGAAACCTCACGTTAACGTAGGAACCATAGGACACGTAGACCATGGTAAAACAACCTTAACAGCAGCAATTACCTTCACCTTATCAAAAGCAGGTGGAGCAGTAGCAAAAGCATATGACGAAATTGACGCTGCCCCAGAAGAAAAAGCAAGAGGAATCACCATTAACACAGCGCACGTAGAATACGAAACAGAAAAAAGACACTATGCCCACGTAGACTGTCCAGGACACGCTGACTACGTTAAAAACATGATTACCGGTGCAGCTCAAATGGACGGTGCAATCCTGGTAGTATCAGCAGCAGACGGACCAATGCCCCAAACACGGGAGCACATTTTACTATCCCGTCAAGTAGGAGTACCATACATCGTAGTATTTTTAAACAAATCAGACATGGTAGACGACGATGAACTAATGGAACTAGTAGAAATGGAAGTAAGAGAACTTCTAAATGAATACGAATTTCCTGGAGATGACACACCAATCGTTGCAGGATCAGCAGCAAAAGCATTAGAATGCGGTTGCGGTTCCAGAGACTGCGAATGGTGCGGCAAGATTTGGGAATTAATGGATCAAGTAGATGAATATATTCCAACACCGGAAAGACCGGTAGACAAACCATTCCTCATGCCTGTAGAAGACGTATTCACCATTACCGGACGTGGAACAGTTGCTACAGGAAGAGTAGAACGTGGAACAATTAAAGTAGGGGAAGAAGTAGAAATAATTGGTTTAAATAGCGAAACACGCAAAACAGTAGTAACAGGGGTAGAAATGTTCCGCAAACTGTTAGATCAAGCAGAAGCAGGAGACAACATTGGAACACTATTAAGAGGTGTAGAACGTAAAGAAATTGAACGTGGTCAAGTATTGGCTAAACCTGGTTCAATTAAACCACACACCAAATTTACAGGAGAAGTATACGTCCTAACTAAAGAAGAAGGTGGAAGACATACACCGTTCTTCAACGGATACCGTCCGCAATTTTATTTCAGAACAACAGACGTAACAGGCGTAGCACACTTGCCGGAAGGTGTGGAAATGTGTATGCCGGGTGATAACGTTAAAATGGAAATAGAATTAATTACCCCAATTGCTATTGAAGAAGGCTTACGTTTTGCTATCCGTGAAGGCGGCAGAACTGTAGGAGCCGGTGTTGTTACTGGAATTAGTGAGTAG
- the rpmG gene encoding 50S ribosomal protein L33, with product MRIGITLACTECKRRNYTSMKNKKNNPDRMELKKYCSHCKTHTLHKETK from the coding sequence ATGAGAATAGGCATAACGCTGGCTTGTACTGAATGCAAACGGCGTAACTATACAAGTATGAAAAATAAAAAGAATAACCCGGATAGAATGGAATTAAAAAAGTACTGTAGCCACTGCAAAACTCATACTTTGCATAAAGAAACAAAATAG
- the secE gene encoding preprotein translocase subunit SecE → MATKSLAKPASANKAAKFFRGVISELKKVQWPNRKEILTYTLVVLASVFVVSAMIWIVDSIFSSILNAII, encoded by the coding sequence TTGGCTACTAAGAGTTTGGCTAAGCCAGCCAGCGCTAATAAAGCTGCGAAATTCTTTCGTGGTGTCATATCTGAGTTGAAAAAAGTTCAGTGGCCAAACCGCAAGGAAATTTTGACTTATACTTTAGTTGTGTTGGCGTCCGTATTTGTTGTTTCAGCTATGATATGGATAGTTGATTCTATTTTTAGTTCAATTCTTAATGCAATTATTTAA
- the nusG gene encoding transcription termination/antitermination protein NusG has translation MEKEWFVIHTYSGYENKVKANLEKRVESMNVGDKIFRILVPQEDEVQVKEGKKKITKRKIYPGYVLVEMYMTDESWYVVRNTPGVTGFVGTGSKPVPLHTAEVKQILKQMGVEEPRTKIDFHVGQEIRVASGPFENFIGVIEEIHLEKAKVKVAVSMFGRETPVELDFSQVEKL, from the coding sequence ATGGAAAAAGAATGGTTTGTGATTCATACTTATTCGGGATACGAGAATAAAGTTAAGGCTAATTTGGAAAAAAGAGTTGAATCAATGAATGTTGGAGATAAAATTTTCCGGATTCTCGTACCGCAAGAAGATGAAGTTCAAGTTAAAGAAGGAAAGAAAAAAATAACAAAAAGAAAAATTTACCCAGGCTATGTTCTTGTTGAGATGTATATGACCGATGAATCCTGGTATGTTGTCAGAAATACTCCTGGTGTTACCGGGTTTGTTGGAACAGGGTCTAAGCCGGTTCCTCTCCACACAGCCGAAGTGAAGCAAATCTTAAAACAAATGGGCGTAGAAGAACCTCGAACCAAAATAGATTTTCATGTAGGCCAAGAAATACGTGTTGCTAGTGGACCTTTTGAAAATTTTATTGGTGTCATTGAGGAAATACACCTAGAGAAGGCCAAAGTTAAAGTGGCGGTATCCATGTTTGGTCGTGAAACACCTGTTGAATTAGATTTTTCACAAGTAGAAAAATTATAA
- the rplK gene encoding 50S ribosomal protein L11, translated as MAKKVIGLIKLQCPAGKANPAPPVGPALGQHGVNIMAFCKEFNERTAAQAGLIIPVEITVFEDRSFSFITKTPPAAVLLKKAAGIETASGEPNKKKVAKVSRDKVKEIAETKMKDLNAVSIEAAMRMIEGTARSMGIDIV; from the coding sequence ATGGCAAAAAAAGTTATAGGTTTAATTAAATTACAGTGCCCGGCAGGGAAGGCTAATCCAGCTCCTCCGGTAGGACCTGCACTTGGTCAGCATGGTGTAAATATTATGGCTTTCTGCAAGGAGTTTAATGAGAGAACTGCTGCGCAAGCTGGCTTGATTATTCCTGTAGAAATTACTGTATTTGAAGATAGATCTTTTAGCTTTATAACTAAGACTCCTCCGGCGGCCGTATTGTTAAAGAAAGCTGCCGGTATTGAAACAGCATCTGGTGAACCTAACAAAAAGAAAGTAGCTAAGGTTTCTAGAGATAAAGTTAAAGAAATTGCAGAAACCAAAATGAAAGATTTGAACGCAGTAAGTATTGAAGCTGCAATGCGTATGATTGAAGGTACTGCAAGAAGCATGGGTATTGATATTGTATAG